The following are encoded in a window of Sminthopsis crassicaudata isolate SCR6 chromosome 3, ASM4859323v1, whole genome shotgun sequence genomic DNA:
- the FIGN gene encoding fidgetin isoform X2, with protein sequence MISSTSVYGLKMQWTPEHAQWPEQHFDITSTTRSPAHKVEAYRGHLQRTYQYAWANDDISALTASNLLKKYAEKYSGILEGPAERPVLSNYTDAPSGLVNGRKNESEPWQPSLNSESVYPMNCVPDVITASKAGVSTALPPADVSASIGSSPGVASNLTEPSYSSSTCGSHTVPSLHSGLPSQEYATGYNGSYLHSTYSSQPAPALPSPHPSPLHSSGLLQPPPPPPPPPALVPGYNGTSNLSSYSYPSASYPPQTSVGPGYSPGGAPPPSAYLPSGIPAPTPLPPTTVPGYTYQSHGLTPIAPSALTNSSASSLKRKAFYMAGQGEMDSSYGNYSYGQQRSTQSPMYRMPDNSISNTNRGNGFDRSAETSSLAFKPTKQLMSSEQQRKFSSQSSRALTPPSYSTAKNSLGSRTSESFGKYTSPVMNEHGDEHRQLLPHPMQGPGLRAATSSNHSVDEQLKNTDTHLIDLVTNEIINQGPPVDWNDIAGLDLVKAVIKEEVLWPVLRSDAFNGLTALPRSILLFGPRGTGKTLLGRCIASQLGATFFKIAGSSLVTKWLGEGEKIVHASFLVARCRQPSVIFVSDIDMLLSSQVSEEHSPVNRMRTEFLMQLDTVLTSAEDQIVVICATSKPEEIDESLRRYFIKRLLIPLPDSTGRHQIIGQLLSQHNYCLNDKEFALLVQRTEGFSGLDVAHLCQEAAVGPLHAMPATDLSAIMPSQLRPVTYQDFENAFCKIQPSISQKELDTYVEWNKMFGCSQ encoded by the coding sequence GCTTGAAGATGCAGTGGACGCCGGAGCATGCCCAGTGGCCAGAACAGCACTTTGACATCACCTCGACCACTCGGTCTCCTGCCCACAAAGTTGAAGCCTACCGTGGTCATCTGCAGCGCACCTATCAATACGCCTGGGCCAATGATGACATATCTGCTTTGACTGCCTCCAATTTGTTAAAAAAGTATGCAGAGAAGTATTCTGGAATTCTTGAAGGCCCAGCTGAACGGCCTGTCCTCAGCAACTACACAGATGCACCTTCAGGGTTGGTGAATGGTCGGAAGAATGAAAGTGAACCTTGGCAGCCTTCATTGAATTCAGAAAGTGTGTATCCCATGAACTGTGTTCCAGATGTTATCACCGCCAGCAAAGCTGGTGTAAGTACAGCTCTCCCTCCTGCAGATGTCTCTGCCAGTATAGGGAGTTCTCCTGGGGTGGCCAGCAACCTGACAGAACCTAGTTACTCTAGTAGTACCTGTGGAAGTCACACGGTACCGAGTCTCCATTCAGGGCTACCATCTCAGGAATATGCCACAGGATACAACGGATCATATTTGCATTCTACATACAGCAGCCAGCCAGCACCTGCACTTCCTTCCCCTCATCCATCCCCTTTGCATAGCTCCGGCCTCTTACAGCCACCGccacctcctcctccaccaccagCCCTGGTCCCAGGCTACAATGGGACCTCGAACCTCTCCAGTTATAGCTACCCCTCTGCTAGCTATCCTCCTCAAACCTCGGTGGGACCTGGGTACAGCCCAGGTGGTGCACCTCCTCCTTCAGCATACCTGCCTTCAGGAATTCCTGCTCCTACTCCGCTGCCCCCTACTACTGTACCTGGCTACACCTACCAGAGTCATGGTTTGACACCTATTGCCCCCTCAGCTCTGACAAACAGTTCAGCAAGTTCTCTCAAACGGAAAGCCTTCTACATGGCAGGGCAAGGAGAAATGGACTCCAGTTATGGAAATTACAGCTATGGCCAACAGAGATCTACACAGAGTCCTATGTACAGAATGCCCGACAACAGCATTTCAAACACAAACAGGGGGAATGGCTTTGACAGAAGTGCTGAAACATCATCCTTAGCATTTAAGCCAACAAAGCAGCTAATGTCCTCTGAACAGCAAAGGAAATTCAGCAGCCAGTCCAGCAGGGCTTTGACACCCCCTTCGTACAGTACTGCTAAAAATTCCTTGGGATCCAGAACCAGTGAATCCTTTGGGAAGTACACATCCCCCGTAATGAATGAGCATGGGGACGAGCACAGACAGCTCCTCCCTCACCCAATGCAAGGCCCGGGACTCCGTGCAGCTACCTCATCCAACCACTCTGTGGACGAGCAACTGAAGAATACTGACACACACCTCATTGACCTTGTAACCAATGAGATTATCAACCAAGGACCTCCAGTGGACTGGAATGACATCGCCGGCCTCGACCTGGTAAAGGCTGTCATTAAAGAGGAGGTTTTATGGCCCGTGTTGAGGTCAGATGCTTTCAATGGACTGACTGCCCTACCTCGGAGCATCCTTTTATTTGGGCCTCGGGGAACAGGCAAAACATTATTAGGTAGATGCATAGCTAGTCAGCTGGGGGCTACGTTTTTCAAAATTGCTGGCTCCAGTCTAGTCACCAAGTGgttaggggaaggagagaaaatcgTCCATGCTTCCTTTCTCGTGGCCAGGTGTCGTCAGCCCTCCGTGATTTTTGTTAGTGACATTGACATGCTTCTCTCTTCTCAAGTGAGTGAAGAACACAGTCCGGTCAATAGAATGAGAACCGAGTTCCTTATGCAGCTGGACACTGTACTAACTTCTGCTGAGGACCAAATAGTAGTAATTTGCGCCACCAGTAAACCAGAAGAAATAGATGAATCCCTTCGGAGGTACTTCATAAAACGACTTTTAATCCCGCTTCCTGACAGCACAGGGAGGCACCAGATAATAGGACAACTGCTCTCACAGCACAATTACTGTCTCAATGACAAGGAGTTTGCACTGCTTGTCCAGCGCACAGAAGGCTTCTCTGGACTAGATGTGGCTCATTTGTGTCAGGAAGCAGCAGTGGGCCCACTCCATGCCATGCCAGCGACAGACCTTTCAGCCATTATGCCCAGCCAATTGAGGCCAGTTACATATCAAGACTTTGAAAATGCTTTCTGCAAGATTCAGCCTAGCATATCTCAAAAAGAGCTTGATACTTATGTTGAATGGAACAAAATGTTCGGTTGCAGTCagtga
- the FIGN gene encoding fidgetin isoform X1 has protein sequence MISSTSVYEVSTHLKSSDKPLCILKERTKGLKMQWTPEHAQWPEQHFDITSTTRSPAHKVEAYRGHLQRTYQYAWANDDISALTASNLLKKYAEKYSGILEGPAERPVLSNYTDAPSGLVNGRKNESEPWQPSLNSESVYPMNCVPDVITASKAGVSTALPPADVSASIGSSPGVASNLTEPSYSSSTCGSHTVPSLHSGLPSQEYATGYNGSYLHSTYSSQPAPALPSPHPSPLHSSGLLQPPPPPPPPPALVPGYNGTSNLSSYSYPSASYPPQTSVGPGYSPGGAPPPSAYLPSGIPAPTPLPPTTVPGYTYQSHGLTPIAPSALTNSSASSLKRKAFYMAGQGEMDSSYGNYSYGQQRSTQSPMYRMPDNSISNTNRGNGFDRSAETSSLAFKPTKQLMSSEQQRKFSSQSSRALTPPSYSTAKNSLGSRTSESFGKYTSPVMNEHGDEHRQLLPHPMQGPGLRAATSSNHSVDEQLKNTDTHLIDLVTNEIINQGPPVDWNDIAGLDLVKAVIKEEVLWPVLRSDAFNGLTALPRSILLFGPRGTGKTLLGRCIASQLGATFFKIAGSSLVTKWLGEGEKIVHASFLVARCRQPSVIFVSDIDMLLSSQVSEEHSPVNRMRTEFLMQLDTVLTSAEDQIVVICATSKPEEIDESLRRYFIKRLLIPLPDSTGRHQIIGQLLSQHNYCLNDKEFALLVQRTEGFSGLDVAHLCQEAAVGPLHAMPATDLSAIMPSQLRPVTYQDFENAFCKIQPSISQKELDTYVEWNKMFGCSQ, from the coding sequence GCTTGAAGATGCAGTGGACGCCGGAGCATGCCCAGTGGCCAGAACAGCACTTTGACATCACCTCGACCACTCGGTCTCCTGCCCACAAAGTTGAAGCCTACCGTGGTCATCTGCAGCGCACCTATCAATACGCCTGGGCCAATGATGACATATCTGCTTTGACTGCCTCCAATTTGTTAAAAAAGTATGCAGAGAAGTATTCTGGAATTCTTGAAGGCCCAGCTGAACGGCCTGTCCTCAGCAACTACACAGATGCACCTTCAGGGTTGGTGAATGGTCGGAAGAATGAAAGTGAACCTTGGCAGCCTTCATTGAATTCAGAAAGTGTGTATCCCATGAACTGTGTTCCAGATGTTATCACCGCCAGCAAAGCTGGTGTAAGTACAGCTCTCCCTCCTGCAGATGTCTCTGCCAGTATAGGGAGTTCTCCTGGGGTGGCCAGCAACCTGACAGAACCTAGTTACTCTAGTAGTACCTGTGGAAGTCACACGGTACCGAGTCTCCATTCAGGGCTACCATCTCAGGAATATGCCACAGGATACAACGGATCATATTTGCATTCTACATACAGCAGCCAGCCAGCACCTGCACTTCCTTCCCCTCATCCATCCCCTTTGCATAGCTCCGGCCTCTTACAGCCACCGccacctcctcctccaccaccagCCCTGGTCCCAGGCTACAATGGGACCTCGAACCTCTCCAGTTATAGCTACCCCTCTGCTAGCTATCCTCCTCAAACCTCGGTGGGACCTGGGTACAGCCCAGGTGGTGCACCTCCTCCTTCAGCATACCTGCCTTCAGGAATTCCTGCTCCTACTCCGCTGCCCCCTACTACTGTACCTGGCTACACCTACCAGAGTCATGGTTTGACACCTATTGCCCCCTCAGCTCTGACAAACAGTTCAGCAAGTTCTCTCAAACGGAAAGCCTTCTACATGGCAGGGCAAGGAGAAATGGACTCCAGTTATGGAAATTACAGCTATGGCCAACAGAGATCTACACAGAGTCCTATGTACAGAATGCCCGACAACAGCATTTCAAACACAAACAGGGGGAATGGCTTTGACAGAAGTGCTGAAACATCATCCTTAGCATTTAAGCCAACAAAGCAGCTAATGTCCTCTGAACAGCAAAGGAAATTCAGCAGCCAGTCCAGCAGGGCTTTGACACCCCCTTCGTACAGTACTGCTAAAAATTCCTTGGGATCCAGAACCAGTGAATCCTTTGGGAAGTACACATCCCCCGTAATGAATGAGCATGGGGACGAGCACAGACAGCTCCTCCCTCACCCAATGCAAGGCCCGGGACTCCGTGCAGCTACCTCATCCAACCACTCTGTGGACGAGCAACTGAAGAATACTGACACACACCTCATTGACCTTGTAACCAATGAGATTATCAACCAAGGACCTCCAGTGGACTGGAATGACATCGCCGGCCTCGACCTGGTAAAGGCTGTCATTAAAGAGGAGGTTTTATGGCCCGTGTTGAGGTCAGATGCTTTCAATGGACTGACTGCCCTACCTCGGAGCATCCTTTTATTTGGGCCTCGGGGAACAGGCAAAACATTATTAGGTAGATGCATAGCTAGTCAGCTGGGGGCTACGTTTTTCAAAATTGCTGGCTCCAGTCTAGTCACCAAGTGgttaggggaaggagagaaaatcgTCCATGCTTCCTTTCTCGTGGCCAGGTGTCGTCAGCCCTCCGTGATTTTTGTTAGTGACATTGACATGCTTCTCTCTTCTCAAGTGAGTGAAGAACACAGTCCGGTCAATAGAATGAGAACCGAGTTCCTTATGCAGCTGGACACTGTACTAACTTCTGCTGAGGACCAAATAGTAGTAATTTGCGCCACCAGTAAACCAGAAGAAATAGATGAATCCCTTCGGAGGTACTTCATAAAACGACTTTTAATCCCGCTTCCTGACAGCACAGGGAGGCACCAGATAATAGGACAACTGCTCTCACAGCACAATTACTGTCTCAATGACAAGGAGTTTGCACTGCTTGTCCAGCGCACAGAAGGCTTCTCTGGACTAGATGTGGCTCATTTGTGTCAGGAAGCAGCAGTGGGCCCACTCCATGCCATGCCAGCGACAGACCTTTCAGCCATTATGCCCAGCCAATTGAGGCCAGTTACATATCAAGACTTTGAAAATGCTTTCTGCAAGATTCAGCCTAGCATATCTCAAAAAGAGCTTGATACTTATGTTGAATGGAACAAAATGTTCGGTTGCAGTCagtga
- the FIGN gene encoding fidgetin isoform X3, translated as MQWTPEHAQWPEQHFDITSTTRSPAHKVEAYRGHLQRTYQYAWANDDISALTASNLLKKYAEKYSGILEGPAERPVLSNYTDAPSGLVNGRKNESEPWQPSLNSESVYPMNCVPDVITASKAGVSTALPPADVSASIGSSPGVASNLTEPSYSSSTCGSHTVPSLHSGLPSQEYATGYNGSYLHSTYSSQPAPALPSPHPSPLHSSGLLQPPPPPPPPPALVPGYNGTSNLSSYSYPSASYPPQTSVGPGYSPGGAPPPSAYLPSGIPAPTPLPPTTVPGYTYQSHGLTPIAPSALTNSSASSLKRKAFYMAGQGEMDSSYGNYSYGQQRSTQSPMYRMPDNSISNTNRGNGFDRSAETSSLAFKPTKQLMSSEQQRKFSSQSSRALTPPSYSTAKNSLGSRTSESFGKYTSPVMNEHGDEHRQLLPHPMQGPGLRAATSSNHSVDEQLKNTDTHLIDLVTNEIINQGPPVDWNDIAGLDLVKAVIKEEVLWPVLRSDAFNGLTALPRSILLFGPRGTGKTLLGRCIASQLGATFFKIAGSSLVTKWLGEGEKIVHASFLVARCRQPSVIFVSDIDMLLSSQVSEEHSPVNRMRTEFLMQLDTVLTSAEDQIVVICATSKPEEIDESLRRYFIKRLLIPLPDSTGRHQIIGQLLSQHNYCLNDKEFALLVQRTEGFSGLDVAHLCQEAAVGPLHAMPATDLSAIMPSQLRPVTYQDFENAFCKIQPSISQKELDTYVEWNKMFGCSQ; from the coding sequence ATGCAGTGGACGCCGGAGCATGCCCAGTGGCCAGAACAGCACTTTGACATCACCTCGACCACTCGGTCTCCTGCCCACAAAGTTGAAGCCTACCGTGGTCATCTGCAGCGCACCTATCAATACGCCTGGGCCAATGATGACATATCTGCTTTGACTGCCTCCAATTTGTTAAAAAAGTATGCAGAGAAGTATTCTGGAATTCTTGAAGGCCCAGCTGAACGGCCTGTCCTCAGCAACTACACAGATGCACCTTCAGGGTTGGTGAATGGTCGGAAGAATGAAAGTGAACCTTGGCAGCCTTCATTGAATTCAGAAAGTGTGTATCCCATGAACTGTGTTCCAGATGTTATCACCGCCAGCAAAGCTGGTGTAAGTACAGCTCTCCCTCCTGCAGATGTCTCTGCCAGTATAGGGAGTTCTCCTGGGGTGGCCAGCAACCTGACAGAACCTAGTTACTCTAGTAGTACCTGTGGAAGTCACACGGTACCGAGTCTCCATTCAGGGCTACCATCTCAGGAATATGCCACAGGATACAACGGATCATATTTGCATTCTACATACAGCAGCCAGCCAGCACCTGCACTTCCTTCCCCTCATCCATCCCCTTTGCATAGCTCCGGCCTCTTACAGCCACCGccacctcctcctccaccaccagCCCTGGTCCCAGGCTACAATGGGACCTCGAACCTCTCCAGTTATAGCTACCCCTCTGCTAGCTATCCTCCTCAAACCTCGGTGGGACCTGGGTACAGCCCAGGTGGTGCACCTCCTCCTTCAGCATACCTGCCTTCAGGAATTCCTGCTCCTACTCCGCTGCCCCCTACTACTGTACCTGGCTACACCTACCAGAGTCATGGTTTGACACCTATTGCCCCCTCAGCTCTGACAAACAGTTCAGCAAGTTCTCTCAAACGGAAAGCCTTCTACATGGCAGGGCAAGGAGAAATGGACTCCAGTTATGGAAATTACAGCTATGGCCAACAGAGATCTACACAGAGTCCTATGTACAGAATGCCCGACAACAGCATTTCAAACACAAACAGGGGGAATGGCTTTGACAGAAGTGCTGAAACATCATCCTTAGCATTTAAGCCAACAAAGCAGCTAATGTCCTCTGAACAGCAAAGGAAATTCAGCAGCCAGTCCAGCAGGGCTTTGACACCCCCTTCGTACAGTACTGCTAAAAATTCCTTGGGATCCAGAACCAGTGAATCCTTTGGGAAGTACACATCCCCCGTAATGAATGAGCATGGGGACGAGCACAGACAGCTCCTCCCTCACCCAATGCAAGGCCCGGGACTCCGTGCAGCTACCTCATCCAACCACTCTGTGGACGAGCAACTGAAGAATACTGACACACACCTCATTGACCTTGTAACCAATGAGATTATCAACCAAGGACCTCCAGTGGACTGGAATGACATCGCCGGCCTCGACCTGGTAAAGGCTGTCATTAAAGAGGAGGTTTTATGGCCCGTGTTGAGGTCAGATGCTTTCAATGGACTGACTGCCCTACCTCGGAGCATCCTTTTATTTGGGCCTCGGGGAACAGGCAAAACATTATTAGGTAGATGCATAGCTAGTCAGCTGGGGGCTACGTTTTTCAAAATTGCTGGCTCCAGTCTAGTCACCAAGTGgttaggggaaggagagaaaatcgTCCATGCTTCCTTTCTCGTGGCCAGGTGTCGTCAGCCCTCCGTGATTTTTGTTAGTGACATTGACATGCTTCTCTCTTCTCAAGTGAGTGAAGAACACAGTCCGGTCAATAGAATGAGAACCGAGTTCCTTATGCAGCTGGACACTGTACTAACTTCTGCTGAGGACCAAATAGTAGTAATTTGCGCCACCAGTAAACCAGAAGAAATAGATGAATCCCTTCGGAGGTACTTCATAAAACGACTTTTAATCCCGCTTCCTGACAGCACAGGGAGGCACCAGATAATAGGACAACTGCTCTCACAGCACAATTACTGTCTCAATGACAAGGAGTTTGCACTGCTTGTCCAGCGCACAGAAGGCTTCTCTGGACTAGATGTGGCTCATTTGTGTCAGGAAGCAGCAGTGGGCCCACTCCATGCCATGCCAGCGACAGACCTTTCAGCCATTATGCCCAGCCAATTGAGGCCAGTTACATATCAAGACTTTGAAAATGCTTTCTGCAAGATTCAGCCTAGCATATCTCAAAAAGAGCTTGATACTTATGTTGAATGGAACAAAATGTTCGGTTGCAGTCagtga